From Flavobacterium alkalisoli, the proteins below share one genomic window:
- a CDS encoding serine hydrolase domain-containing protein, producing MKFLKKFLIFLIITIAVIVALLYIFNVDYLLKAVRVVYLNGKTTAFLDDYEYFDNRVVEAGTAQPWATDKDYNKVPATQRLEDAHKTLGTVAYLIIKNDSIWHESYYDGYGKDSKTNSFSMAKSIVSAALFKAIMEGKVKSLDQKVSDYFPEYNHGYAAELTVGDLSSMATGLDWGEQYSSPFSVTTRAYFDDNLRETVLGVKVVREPGRDFEYVSGATELLAMVLEKATGQHLSDYVSEKFWKPMGAENPALWQLDEPGGIEKAYCCFASNARDFARFGKLFLHEGNWNGNQILDTTAVKTMVTARFPASPQYGYGWWLNYYLNRKMYYMRGHLGQFVIVVPEDNVIIVRLGHTKGLQTEKDPHSNDFYVYVDEAYKMMGLIKENEGVGNYKPLTKEEEEQQENK from the coding sequence ATGAAATTCCTTAAGAAGTTTCTTATATTCCTTATAATCACTATTGCGGTTATAGTGGCTTTACTGTATATATTTAATGTTGACTATCTTTTAAAAGCGGTTAGGGTAGTTTACCTAAATGGTAAAACCACAGCCTTTTTAGACGATTACGAATATTTTGATAACCGCGTGGTAGAAGCCGGTACTGCACAGCCTTGGGCGACAGATAAAGATTATAATAAAGTACCCGCAACCCAAAGACTGGAAGATGCCCATAAAACATTGGGAACTGTAGCTTATCTTATTATTAAGAACGACAGCATTTGGCATGAAAGCTATTATGATGGTTATGGAAAAGATTCTAAAACCAACTCTTTCTCTATGGCAAAAAGTATTGTTTCGGCAGCACTTTTTAAAGCTATTATGGAGGGTAAGGTTAAAAGTCTTGACCAAAAGGTTTCAGATTATTTTCCCGAATACAATCATGGTTATGCTGCCGAACTTACGGTGGGCGACCTTTCCTCTATGGCAACAGGCTTGGATTGGGGAGAGCAGTACAGTAGTCCGTTTTCTGTAACAACAAGAGCTTATTTTGATGATAACCTTAGGGAAACGGTTTTGGGTGTTAAAGTAGTGAGAGAACCGGGAAGGGATTTTGAATATGTAAGCGGTGCAACAGAACTGCTTGCCATGGTACTGGAAAAAGCTACTGGGCAACATCTTTCTGATTATGTGTCTGAAAAATTCTGGAAACCTATGGGAGCAGAAAATCCTGCCTTATGGCAATTGGATGAACCGGGAGGGATAGAAAAAGCCTATTGCTGTTTTGCCAGTAATGCAAGGGATTTTGCACGTTTTGGTAAACTGTTCCTTCATGAGGGTAACTGGAACGGAAATCAGATACTGGATACTACAGCTGTAAAAACTATGGTAACGGCACGTTTTCCTGCCTCTCCGCAATATGGTTACGGCTGGTGGCTTAACTATTACCTTAACAGGAAAATGTATTACATGCGAGGCCATTTAGGTCAGTTTGTAATTGTTGTACCTGAGGATAATGTTATAATTGTTCGTTTGGGGCACACCAAAGGCCTACAAACAGAGAAGGACCCACACAGTAATGATTTTTATGTGTATGTAGATGAGGCCTACAAAATGATGGGACTGATAAAAGAGAATGAAGGAGTGGGGAATTATAAGCCATTAACAAAAGAGGAAGAAGAGCAACAGGAGAATAAATAG
- a CDS encoding DUF1573 domain-containing protein: MKTLKLSLFAVVGALFFTSNAANAQTPTARKVAAAPAATATTNVAAAKNMEPSKITWTEDVFNFGDVEKGHPASHEFTFKNTTDQTILITNVKASCGCTATNYTKTPIKPGEMGTVTATYNAANPGNFTKTVTVTTNDSDVKKVLTIKGKVVAPEVKQ; encoded by the coding sequence ATGAAAACATTAAAACTTTCATTATTTGCAGTAGTAGGAGCTTTATTTTTTACTTCTAACGCTGCAAACGCTCAAACACCTACAGCGAGAAAAGTGGCAGCTGCACCTGCGGCTACTGCTACAACTAATGTAGCTGCGGCTAAAAACATGGAGCCTTCTAAAATTACATGGACAGAAGACGTGTTTAACTTTGGTGATGTAGAAAAAGGACATCCTGCATCTCACGAGTTTACTTTTAAAAATACTACAGATCAGACTATCTTAATTACAAACGTAAAAGCTTCTTGCGGATGTACAGCTACCAACTATACTAAAACTCCTATCAAGCCGGGAGAAATGGGTACTGTAACTGCTACTTATAATGCAGCTAATCCGGGTAACTTTACTAAAACAGTAACAGTTACTACTAATGACAGCGACGTGAAAAAAGTACTTACGATAAAAGGTAAAGTTGTTGCTCCTGAAGTGAAGCAATAA
- a CDS encoding class I SAM-dependent methyltransferase, with protein MTETFDRKKHWENIYTTKQLNEVSWYQPQQVSAIRFVEKFNLPKEAKIIDIGGGDSFFADWLLENGYSDIAILDVSEAALERAKQRLGDNAAKVKWIVADASNFTAGEQYDFWYDRAAFHFLTEADEVANYISNATAAIVDNGVAVIGTFSESGPLKCSGIPIRQYSKEELAAQFENSFEKIECFNEDHKTPFDTVQNFTFCSFRKK; from the coding sequence ATGACAGAGACATTTGACAGGAAAAAACACTGGGAAAATATATATACCACAAAACAGTTAAACGAGGTAAGCTGGTATCAGCCACAGCAGGTATCAGCCATCAGGTTTGTTGAAAAATTCAACCTGCCTAAAGAGGCTAAAATAATTGACATAGGAGGTGGTGACAGCTTTTTTGCCGACTGGCTTCTGGAAAACGGATATAGCGATATTGCTATTCTCGATGTATCTGAAGCAGCACTTGAAAGAGCAAAACAACGGCTGGGCGATAATGCTGCTAAGGTAAAATGGATTGTGGCCGATGCATCAAATTTTACAGCGGGAGAACAGTATGATTTTTGGTACGACCGTGCGGCCTTTCATTTTTTAACGGAAGCAGATGAGGTTGCTAATTATATTAGCAATGCTACTGCTGCTATAGTAGATAATGGTGTTGCGGTTATAGGGACATTTTCTGAAAGCGGACCGTTAAAATGCAGCGGTATCCCTATCAGGCAATATTCTAAAGAAGAACTTGCGGCTCAGTTTGAAAACTCATTTGAAAAGATAGAGTGTTTTAATGAAGACCATAAAACACCTTTTGATACCGTACAGAATTTTACTTTCTGTAGTTTCAGGAAGAAATAA
- a CDS encoding 3'-5' exonuclease, which yields MIERINLENILFLDIETVPEQRHFGLLDEETQQLFEQKTFYQRKEDHTPEEFYDRAGIWAEFGKIICLSAGFFTLRGDIRHFRVTSFFGEETQILKDFSNLVNNHFSQPQHIMCGHNAKEFDFPFIARRMIINNVPIPNKLNLFGKKPWEVPHLDTMELWKFGDYKSFTSLKLLTKILGIPSPKGDIDGSQVAEVYYIEKDIDRIVTYCEKDVIAVAQVLLRFRREDLLIEEEIIHV from the coding sequence ATGATAGAAAGGATAAACCTTGAAAATATACTTTTTTTAGATATAGAAACGGTTCCTGAGCAAAGGCATTTTGGGCTTTTGGATGAGGAAACCCAACAGCTTTTTGAACAAAAGACATTTTATCAGCGAAAGGAAGATCATACTCCTGAGGAGTTTTATGACCGGGCAGGTATTTGGGCCGAGTTTGGTAAGATAATATGCCTTTCCGCAGGATTCTTTACGCTTCGCGGAGACATAAGGCATTTTAGGGTTACGTCCTTTTTTGGTGAAGAAACCCAAATACTAAAGGATTTCAGTAATCTGGTCAATAATCATTTCAGCCAGCCACAACATATAATGTGCGGACATAATGCAAAGGAATTTGATTTTCCCTTCATAGCCCGAAGGATGATAATAAACAATGTCCCGATTCCTAACAAACTTAACCTTTTTGGTAAGAAACCATGGGAAGTCCCGCATCTTGATACAATGGAGCTGTGGAAGTTTGGCGACTATAAAAGTTTTACTTCACTAAAACTGCTTACCAAGATACTGGGGATACCTTCTCCTAAAGGAGATATAGACGGCAGTCAGGTAGCTGAGGTATATTATATTGAAAAGGATATAGACCGTATAGTTACCTATTGCGAAAAGGATGTTATAGCCGTAGCACAGGTGCTGCTACGTTTTCGCCGTGAAGACCTGTTGATTGAAGAAGAAATAATACATGTGTAG
- a CDS encoding sensor histidine kinase has product MKLSTLNIIVFVGLIAIVGVLTMQLLMLNQAYAFEKKEIGEKIHFALQDVVNKIYRDNNSDLPAASPIKKVSEDYYVVNVDDTFEAPILEYYLNLEFQKVKMDMDYEYAIYDCASDEMVYGEYISSSGTAEKNEKKCENCFTKKEGLVYYFAVRFPDLKYSYISSLQQYWIYTGVLFLVLVIYVYSVFLLLKQKKYSELQKDFINNMTHEFKTPLSSILIASNYAAKQPEIERNVKLNKYLEIIIEQSNKLNLHIEKILNVAKSDEMHRGIHKKEFNIVDSLELVKENALLKYGHANVNLTSLKDSYSLYADEFHFYNIAFNILENAMKYGPNGSTEVNINLVETDKKLEIRFSDNGPGIPKDHIDYVFDRFYRVPRENREEVEGFGIGLFYVKKICDLHKWKISIANNPEKGITVTIAIPKKQIQ; this is encoded by the coding sequence TTGAAATTAAGTACACTTAATATAATAGTATTTGTAGGACTAATTGCCATAGTGGGGGTACTCACCATGCAATTGCTTATGCTAAATCAGGCCTATGCTTTTGAAAAAAAGGAAATAGGCGAGAAAATACATTTTGCCCTGCAGGATGTGGTAAATAAAATATATCGCGATAATAACAGCGACCTTCCGGCAGCCTCACCCATTAAAAAGGTATCGGAAGACTATTATGTGGTGAATGTGGATGATACTTTTGAAGCCCCGATACTGGAATACTACCTAAATCTGGAGTTTCAAAAAGTGAAAATGGACATGGACTATGAGTATGCCATTTACGACTGCGCATCAGACGAAATGGTGTATGGCGAATATATTTCCTCCAGCGGTACGGCAGAGAAGAACGAAAAGAAATGTGAAAACTGCTTTACCAAAAAAGAAGGGCTGGTATATTATTTTGCAGTACGCTTTCCCGATTTAAAATACAGCTACATCTCTTCCTTACAACAATACTGGATTTATACCGGAGTACTGTTCCTTGTACTGGTTATATATGTATACTCTGTATTCCTGTTATTAAAGCAAAAGAAATACAGCGAGCTGCAAAAGGACTTTATAAACAATATGACCCATGAGTTTAAAACACCTTTGTCGTCTATACTTATTGCCTCAAATTATGCTGCCAAGCAACCCGAGATAGAACGCAATGTTAAACTGAACAAATATCTTGAAATCATTATAGAGCAAAGCAATAAGCTTAACCTTCATATTGAAAAGATATTAAATGTCGCTAAGTCTGACGAGATGCACAGGGGAATCCATAAAAAGGAATTCAACATTGTAGATTCTCTTGAACTGGTAAAGGAAAATGCATTGCTTAAATATGGTCATGCTAACGTTAATCTCACTTCCTTAAAGGACAGTTACAGCTTATATGCCGATGAGTTCCATTTTTACAACATTGCCTTTAATATTTTGGAAAACGCAATGAAATACGGCCCTAACGGAAGTACCGAGGTAAACATAAACCTGGTGGAGACCGATAAGAAACTGGAAATACGGTTTAGCGATAACGGCCCGGGAATACCTAAAGACCATATTGATTATGTTTTCGACCGTTTTTATCGTGTACCTCGTGAAAACAGGGAAGAGGTAGAGGGCTTTGGTATCGGTTTGT
- a CDS encoding CoA transferase subunit B, which translates to MALGKEQIAKRIAKEVKDGYFVNLGIGIPTLVANYVREDISVEFQSENGVLGMGPFPFEGEEDADVINAGKQTITTLPGASFFDSAMSFGMIRGQHVDLTILGAMEVAENGDIANWKIPGKMVKGMGGAMDLVASAENIIVAMMHVNKAGESKLLKRCSLPLTGVGCVKKIVTELAVLEIVPEGFKLLERAPGVTVEDIKNATEGNLIVEGDIPEMVID; encoded by the coding sequence ATGGCATTAGGTAAAGAACAAATCGCAAAAAGAATAGCAAAAGAAGTTAAAGACGGATATTTTGTTAACCTTGGTATTGGTATCCCTACCCTAGTTGCCAATTATGTTAGAGAAGATATATCAGTTGAGTTCCAGAGTGAGAATGGTGTACTTGGCATGGGTCCTTTCCCTTTTGAAGGTGAAGAGGATGCTGATGTAATCAACGCAGGTAAACAAACCATAACAACATTACCGGGCGCATCATTTTTTGATTCTGCCATGAGTTTTGGTATGATTCGTGGCCAGCACGTAGACCTTACTATTTTAGGGGCTATGGAAGTAGCCGAAAACGGCGATATCGCTAACTGGAAAATTCCGGGTAAAATGGTAAAAGGTATGGGTGGTGCTATGGACCTTGTAGCTTCTGCCGAGAATATCATCGTAGCCATGATGCATGTAAACAAAGCCGGTGAATCTAAACTTTTAAAACGTTGTTCACTACCTTTAACAGGTGTAGGCTGCGTTAAGAAAATTGTTACTGAACTTGCCGTTCTTGAAATAGTACCGGAAGGCTTTAAGCTTTTAGAGCGTGCTCCGGGAGTAACTGTTGAAGACATTAAAAATGCTACCGAAGGAAACCTTATCGTTGAAGGCGATATTCCTGAAATGGTAATTGACTAA
- a CDS encoding helix-turn-helix transcriptional regulator has translation MKNNIKVQRAIHNFTQQVLADKIGVSRQTINAMEKGKYVPSTALALKLSQLFKISVNDIFELEAGD, from the coding sequence ATGAAGAATAATATAAAAGTACAAAGGGCTATACATAATTTTACCCAGCAGGTGCTTGCCGATAAAATAGGGGTAAGCAGACAAACCATTAATGCTATGGAAAAAGGTAAGTATGTACCTTCTACAGCGCTGGCATTAAAGCTGTCTCAACTTTTTAAGATTAGCGTAAATGATATTTTTGAGTTGGAAGCGGGTGATTAA
- a CDS encoding ABC transporter ATP-binding protein, with amino-acid sequence MSNTLLNINHVTISARKEGKWTPIVHDSTFTLQENEILGIVGESGSGKSVTSLAVMGLLPKGILEVTSGTIAFNGDDIAKLDNKRLREIRGNDIAMIFQEPMSSLNPSLKCGYQVGEILKEHTSLSQKEIKATVLSLFEKVKLPNPEKIYNRYPHEISGGQKQRVMIAMAIACKPKILIADEPTTALDVTVQKEIILLLKELQQETKMSIIFISHDLSLVSEIANRVLVMYKGNIVEQGNAEEIFHNPEHTYTKALINSRPSLDVRLKRLPTIQNYLENTVDKTEVTPQQRKKEHEALYSQPPLLEVINVEKEYVSSAGLFGKDVKFKAVNDVSFKIYEGETLGLVGESGCGKSTLGNAILQLDKATAGKILYRGTDLTKLSSKEIRALRKEIQIIFQDPYSSLNPRITVGKAIMEPMKVHGLYKNDKERKEKTIEILNRVGLGEEHFNRYPHEFSGGQRQRVGIARTIALQPKLIVCDESVSALDISVQAQVLNLLNELKENFGFTYIFISHDLAVVKYMSDQVLVMNKGQIEEMNEADALYENPQKEYTKKLIEAIPKGE; translated from the coding sequence ATGAGCAATACCCTGTTAAATATAAACCATGTTACCATTTCGGCAAGAAAAGAAGGAAAATGGACTCCCATAGTACATGATAGTACTTTTACCCTTCAGGAAAATGAGATACTGGGAATAGTGGGTGAGTCAGGTAGTGGTAAGTCGGTTACCTCACTGGCAGTAATGGGATTATTACCAAAAGGTATACTGGAGGTAACATCGGGTACCATAGCCTTTAATGGGGATGATATAGCAAAACTCGATAATAAAAGATTACGAGAGATAAGGGGTAATGATATTGCCATGATATTTCAGGAACCAATGAGTTCCCTTAACCCGTCGCTTAAATGTGGCTATCAGGTAGGGGAAATACTAAAAGAGCATACTTCTTTATCCCAAAAAGAAATAAAGGCAACGGTACTTTCCTTATTTGAAAAGGTAAAGCTGCCCAATCCGGAAAAGATATACAACCGTTACCCGCATGAAATATCAGGAGGGCAAAAGCAAAGGGTTATGATTGCCATGGCAATTGCCTGCAAGCCCAAGATACTTATTGCCGACGAACCTACCACAGCACTCGATGTAACCGTACAAAAAGAGATAATACTATTGCTTAAGGAATTGCAGCAGGAAACAAAAATGAGCATCATTTTTATTTCTCATGACCTGTCACTGGTTTCTGAAATTGCAAACAGGGTACTGGTAATGTACAAAGGGAATATAGTGGAGCAGGGCAATGCCGAAGAGATTTTTCATAATCCGGAACATACCTATACCAAAGCTCTTATCAATTCAAGGCCATCCCTTGATGTTCGTTTAAAGCGGTTACCCACTATTCAGAACTACCTTGAAAACACAGTTGATAAAACGGAGGTTACCCCGCAACAGCGTAAAAAGGAACATGAAGCATTATACAGTCAGCCTCCTTTACTGGAAGTGATTAATGTAGAAAAGGAATATGTTTCTTCGGCTGGTTTGTTTGGTAAGGATGTAAAATTTAAGGCTGTAAACGATGTAAGCTTTAAGATTTATGAAGGAGAAACACTTGGCCTTGTAGGCGAGTCAGGTTGTGGTAAGTCTACATTGGGTAATGCCATACTACAACTGGATAAGGCAACAGCAGGAAAGATATTATATAGGGGAACCGACCTTACAAAACTATCCTCAAAAGAGATTAGAGCACTGCGAAAAGAAATACAGATTATTTTTCAGGACCCTTATTCGTCCCTAAACCCAAGGATAACTGTAGGCAAGGCTATAATGGAGCCTATGAAGGTACATGGCCTGTATAAAAATGATAAGGAACGAAAGGAAAAAACCATAGAAATACTAAACCGTGTAGGTTTAGGTGAAGAACATTTTAACCGATACCCGCATGAATTTTCGGGAGGGCAGCGTCAGCGTGTGGGAATAGCCCGTACCATAGCATTACAGCCCAAACTTATAGTTTGTGATGAATCGGTTTCAGCATTAGATATTTCGGTACAGGCACAGGTACTCAACCTGCTTAATGAATTAAAGGAGAACTTTGGTTTTACCTATATTTTCATTTCGCACGACCTTGCCGTTGTAAAATACATGAGTGATCAGGTATTGGTAATGAATAAAGGACAGATTGAAGAAATGAATGAGGCAGATGCCCTTTATGAAAATCCGCAAAAGGAGTACACCAAAAAATTAATTGAAGCGATACCTAAAGGAGAATAG
- a CDS encoding CoA transferase subunit A, translating to MINKKVQNVEEALRDINDGMTIMLGGFGLCGIPENSIAELVKKGTTNLTCISNNAGVDDFGLGLLLQKKQIKKMISSYVGENAEFERQMLSGELEVELTPQGTLAEKCRAAQAGIPAFYTPAGYGTEVAEGKEAREFNGKMHILEEAFKADFAIVKAWKGDEAGNLIFKGTSRNFNSCMAGAAKITIAEVEELVPAGTLDPNQIHIPGIFVKRIFQGEKYEKRIEQRTTRKRN from the coding sequence ATGATTAATAAAAAAGTACAAAACGTAGAGGAAGCATTACGCGATATAAATGACGGAATGACCATAATGCTGGGCGGATTTGGCCTTTGCGGTATTCCTGAAAACAGTATAGCCGAACTGGTAAAAAAAGGCACTACAAACTTAACCTGTATTTCTAACAATGCCGGTGTGGACGATTTTGGCCTTGGCCTGCTATTACAAAAGAAACAGATCAAGAAAATGATCTCTTCTTATGTAGGTGAAAATGCCGAATTTGAAAGACAGATGTTAAGCGGTGAGCTTGAGGTTGAGCTTACGCCTCAGGGTACACTGGCAGAAAAATGCCGTGCTGCACAGGCAGGTATTCCTGCTTTCTATACTCCGGCAGGATATGGTACCGAAGTAGCTGAAGGTAAAGAAGCAAGAGAATTTAACGGTAAGATGCACATCCTTGAAGAGGCTTTTAAAGCTGACTTTGCCATTGTAAAGGCATGGAAGGGTGACGAGGCCGGTAACCTTATATTTAAAGGTACTTCAAGAAACTTTAACTCATGCATGGCTGGTGCTGCAAAAATTACCATTGCCGAGGTAGAAGAGCTTGTTCCTGCAGGAACGCTTGACCCTAACCAGATACATATTCCGGGGATATTTGTAAAGCGTATTTTTCAGGGTGAGAAATATGAGAAGAGAATTGAGCAACGTACAACCAGAAAACGTAATTAA
- a CDS encoding methylated-DNA--[protein]-cysteine S-methyltransferase, producing the protein MAEIYIQSPVGITLIEGGAEGVSKISVLDDDKLVPSHDIPHELADAAKQLEEYFEGKRTGFDFKLNPQGTDFQKKVWKALLEIPFGKTMSYQDLSIKLGDVKAIRAVASANGKNPLWIVVPCHRVIGSDGSLTGYAGGLWRKKWLLEHENPVKQQSLF; encoded by the coding sequence ATGGCAGAAATTTATATACAGTCTCCGGTAGGTATCACCCTTATAGAAGGGGGTGCCGAAGGCGTGTCTAAAATTTCTGTATTAGATGATGATAAGCTTGTACCTTCTCATGATATTCCCCACGAACTCGCTGATGCAGCTAAACAGCTTGAGGAATATTTTGAAGGAAAGCGAACTGGTTTTGATTTTAAGCTAAATCCGCAGGGTACCGATTTTCAGAAGAAAGTATGGAAAGCCCTGCTTGAAATCCCTTTTGGTAAAACCATGTCCTATCAGGATCTTTCAATAAAGCTTGGCGATGTAAAGGCGATTCGTGCTGTAGCCAGTGCAAATGGAAAAAACCCGTTATGGATAGTTGTTCCCTGCCACCGTGTTATAGGCAGTGATGGTTCCCTCACAGGTTATGCAGGCGGGCTGTGGCGTAAAAAGTGGCTTTTGGAACATGAAAATCCGGTAAAGCAGCAATCCCTTTTTTAA